The following nucleotide sequence is from candidate division KSB1 bacterium.
AGAGGACTGGTCGAAGCGGGTAAATATGAAAATGCTTTGGAACTCTGTGACCGCGTGCACAACAAAGCTCTACCAAGAGTAGTGAGCGCCGGACTTCGTCAGATGACCCGCGAGGGTGCAAGTACCGATTTTAGAGCCATCCAGAATTCCGTTGACGAAGGCACCCTGGAAGTGATTCCAAAATTGCAGGCAAGAACCGGATTTCTGGCAATGATTGGAAACGTTGCAACTTTAATCGGATTGATGGGCACGATTTACGGTTTGATTATCGCCTTTAATGCTGTTTCACATGCAGGTTATGACGCCGCGCAAAAGTCAGCATTTTTGGCTGCCGGTATTTCCACCGCAATGAACACAACGTTGATGGGACTCGCCATCGCTGTTCCGGCGATTTTGATTTATACATTCATCAACAACAAAACCGCTAAAATCATCGATGAAATTGACGAGCACACTGTCAAGCTTATTAACCTCTTAACCGGAAACCGGTAATGATGGCATATAGACCTTCATTTCGTCGCTCGCGCGAAAACGAAAGCATAGAGCCCA
It contains:
- a CDS encoding MotA/TolQ/ExbB proton channel family protein, with the translated sequence MAEIFEGFRPGVSGWLFMWALLITGAFMVAIAIERGYYIWVRSSINSGKFMSKIRGLVEAGKYENALELCDRVHNKALPRVVSAGLRQMTREGASTDFRAIQNSVDEGTLEVIPKLQARTGFLAMIGNVATLIGLMGTIYGLIIAFNAVSHAGYDAAQKSAFLAAGISTAMNTTLMGLAIAVPAILIYTFINNKTAKIIDEIDEHTVKLINLLTGNR